One genomic segment of Fusobacterium nucleatum includes these proteins:
- the purD gene encoding phosphoribosylamine--glycine ligase encodes MKVLIVGSGGREHAIAWKISQNPKVKKIFAAPGNAYNKVIENCENINLKTSDDILNFALKEKVDLTIVGSEELLVDGIVDKFQENNLTIFGPNKEAAILEGSKAFAKDFMQKYGVKTAKYQSFTDKEKAIKYLDEMSYPVVIKASGLAAGKGVVIAQNRKEAEEALNDMMTNKVFAAAGDTVVIEEFLDGVEISVLSITDSEVIIPFISAKDHKKISEKETGLNTGGMGVIAPNPYYTKTIEEKFIQNILNPTLKGVKSEKMNFAGIIFFGLMVANGEVYLLEYNMRMGDPETQAVLPLMKSDFLDVINSALNKDLKNIKIDWENKTACCVVMAAGGYPVKYEKGNLISGLEKFVSNKSDNKIFFAGVKEENEKFYTNGGRVLNVVSIQDNLEKAIEEAYKNVKEISFRDNYCRKDIGTLYVPVKY; translated from the coding sequence AGTTTTAATAGTTGGTTCTGGTGGAAGAGAACATGCAATAGCATGGAAAATTTCTCAAAATCCAAAAGTAAAGAAAATATTTGCAGCACCAGGAAATGCTTATAATAAAGTTATTGAAAATTGTGAAAATATAAACTTAAAAACTTCTGATGATATTTTAAATTTTGCTCTAAAAGAAAAAGTTGATTTAACAATAGTTGGAAGTGAAGAATTATTAGTTGATGGAATAGTTGATAAATTTCAAGAAAATAATTTGACTATATTTGGACCAAATAAAGAGGCTGCAATACTTGAAGGATCAAAAGCATTTGCAAAAGATTTTATGCAAAAATATGGAGTTAAGACGGCTAAATATCAATCTTTTACTGATAAGGAAAAAGCTATAAAATATTTAGATGAAATGTCTTATCCAGTTGTAATAAAAGCAAGTGGTCTTGCAGCAGGAAAAGGTGTTGTAATTGCACAAAATAGAAAAGAAGCAGAAGAAGCCTTAAATGATATGATGACTAATAAAGTATTTGCAGCAGCAGGAGATACAGTTGTAATTGAAGAATTTTTAGATGGTGTTGAAATTTCTGTTTTATCTATTACAGACTCAGAGGTGATAATACCTTTTATATCTGCTAAAGATCACAAAAAAATATCTGAAAAAGAAACAGGTTTAAATACAGGTGGTATGGGAGTAATAGCACCTAATCCATATTATACAAAAACTATTGAAGAAAAATTTATACAAAATATATTAAATCCTACTTTAAAAGGTGTTAAATCAGAAAAAATGAATTTTGCGGGAATAATATTCTTTGGTTTGATGGTAGCAAATGGAGAAGTATATTTACTTGAATATAATATGAGAATGGGAGACCCTGAAACACAAGCAGTTTTACCTTTAATGAAATCTGATTTTTTAGATGTAATTAATTCAGCTTTAAATAAAGATTTAAAAAATATAAAAATTGATTGGGAAAATAAAACAGCTTGTTGTGTAGTTATGGCAGCAGGAGGATATCCAGTTAAATATGAAAAGGGAAATCTCATCAGTGGTTTGGAGAAATTTGTTTCAAATAAATCTGATAATAAAATTTTCTTTGCAGGTGTAAAAGAAGAAAATGAGAAATTCTATACTAATGGTGGTAGAGTTTTAAATGTTGTTTCTATTCAAGATAATTTAGAAAAAGCTATTGAAGAAGCTTATAAAAATGTAAAGGAAATTTCATTTAGGGATAATTATTGTCGTAAAGATATAGGAACTCTATATGTACCAGTTAAATATTAA